A stretch of Planctomicrobium piriforme DNA encodes these proteins:
- a CDS encoding RNA polymerase sigma factor: MSTGSTSFSTSLSLIRRVQARDPESWDLLAKLYGPLVYRWCRVAGLSPVDAPDVVQNVFLLLFRKLDRFSPEHPQASFRGWLWTVTRNAILEYRRKQSRHPSAVGGSAAFHELQQQAEEILSDELRDPEQDEGALLQRALRVIEDSVDKTTWLAFWRSAVRDEPAREIAADLGVTAHSIRQAKYRILCRLRELLADK, translated from the coding sequence ATGTCGACCGGCAGTACGAGCTTTTCGACATCGCTGAGCCTGATTCGACGCGTTCAGGCGCGCGATCCCGAGTCGTGGGATCTGTTGGCGAAGCTCTATGGGCCGCTTGTGTATCGCTGGTGCCGGGTCGCAGGTCTGTCGCCCGTCGATGCACCCGATGTGGTTCAGAATGTGTTTCTGCTCCTGTTTCGAAAGCTCGATCGGTTTTCTCCGGAGCACCCTCAGGCGTCGTTTCGGGGTTGGCTGTGGACAGTGACCAGAAACGCCATCCTCGAATATCGGCGGAAGCAGTCGCGGCATCCGTCTGCTGTGGGCGGCTCCGCGGCTTTTCATGAACTCCAGCAACAAGCGGAAGAGATTCTTTCAGACGAGCTGCGGGATCCGGAACAGGATGAGGGGGCTCTGCTGCAGCGTGCGCTGCGAGTGATCGAAGACAGCGTCGACAAGACGACCTGGCTTGCGTTCTGGCGAAGTGCCGTCCGCGATGAACCTGCCAGGGAAATCGCAGCTGATCTGGGCGTCACTGCCCACTCGATCAGGCAGGCAAAATACCGGATCCTGTGTCGACTGCGTGAACTTCTGGCGGACAAATGA